In Euzebyales bacterium, a single genomic region encodes these proteins:
- a CDS encoding LLM class flavin-dependent oxidoreductase — MPTSTLSGGALVALVRRTLRPVAVARLAAEAEGAGWGGTGSSYGITCWQAPVRQVADAWTTLAAIATATERLRLGPMIMASLAARRPKVARETATFDRLSNGRLTLVVGIGGDRVGRELSATGEQLDHRRRDQMLDESLADPHGRLVR; from the coding sequence ATGCCCACAAGCACGCTGTCGGGTGGCGCTCTGGTTGCCCTTGTTCGACGAACTCTCCGACCCGTGGCGGTGGCGCGCCTGGCCGCCGAGGCGGAGGGCGCCGGCTGGGGTGGCACGGGGTCTTCGTATGGGATCACCTGCTGGCAGGCGCCAGTGAGGCAGGTGGCTGACGCGTGGACAACGCTCGCGGCAATCGCGACTGCCACCGAGCGGCTGCGGCTGGGCCCAATGATCATGGCGTCCCTCGCCGCCCGCCGGCCAAAGGTTGCCAGGGAGACCGCGACATTCGACAGGCTCAGCAACGGCCGCCTCACCCTGGTCGTCGGCATCGGCGGCGACCGTGTCGGACGGGAGCTGTCGGCGACGGGGGAGCAACTCGACCACAGGCGCCGGGACCAGATGCTCGACGAGTCGCTGGCAGATCCTCACGGCCGCCTAGTCAGGTGA
- a CDS encoding helix-turn-helix domain-containing protein, producing MSIDFEGERLRGPIAEDPGDATANRAGPAAPGPAPYAATAVARVLLVAHTPLIQSQIAERIGVTQPRVSQVLNNLLAWDLVERIGRRGWCPSDHRRLLAHLLHNAPPPTEGVSMWWATAEQDPWDVTLRCLPQLLDARVSGDTAADLYAPWRRPALSIVYAAKTVDLHPLGLVAADGPDEAVLRLVTPADPTLLPEPATPRRFRGVTVPLADPIVVLRDVQAGPGPDAGEAAAALEAALPDLLGWPT from the coding sequence TTGAGCATCGATTTCGAGGGCGAACGACTTCGAGGGCCGATCGCGGAGGATCCTGGCGACGCAACTGCGAACCGTGCGGGTCCCGCCGCACCGGGCCCGGCGCCGTACGCCGCCACCGCCGTGGCGCGAGTGCTCCTTGTCGCTCACACGCCGCTCATCCAGTCGCAGATCGCCGAGCGCATCGGGGTCACGCAACCGCGGGTGTCGCAGGTCCTCAACAATCTGCTCGCGTGGGATCTGGTCGAGCGCATCGGCCGTCGTGGCTGGTGTCCGAGCGACCATCGACGGCTGCTCGCTCACCTGTTGCACAACGCGCCACCGCCGACCGAGGGCGTATCCATGTGGTGGGCGACCGCCGAGCAGGATCCGTGGGACGTGACGCTGCGCTGCCTTCCCCAGCTGCTCGACGCTCGGGTGTCCGGCGATACGGCGGCGGATCTGTACGCCCCCTGGCGGCGACCAGCACTGTCGATCGTGTACGCGGCGAAGACCGTCGATCTGCACCCGCTCGGCCTGGTCGCAGCCGACGGCCCCGACGAGGCCGTGCTGCGACTGGTCACTCCGGCCGACCCGACGCTCCTCCCCGAACCCGCTACGCCGCGGCGCTTCCGCGGAGTGACCGTGCCCCTGGCGGATCCCATCGTCGTGCTGCGCGACGTCCAGGCGGGCCCAGGTCCCGACGCTGGGGAAGCGGCAGCCGCGCTGGAGGCGGCGCTGCCCGATCTCCTCGGGTGGCCGACGTGA
- a CDS encoding alpha/beta hydrolase yields the protein MATFVLIHGGGDVGWYWHLVDDELRQRGHDVVAPDLPCDDATASLLDYADAVVDAIGDRRDLIVAGQSYGGFTAPLVADRLPVEVLVLVAGMIPAAGEKPAEWWENTGYGRAVQEQARRDGGLTGHDDPFVAFYHDVPRDLAEQALSKERPESDAAYNSPWPLDAWPAVPTKFVVCTEDRFFPAEFMRRVVADRLGIVADEVEAGHCVALSRPHDLANLLDSYVPTRMR from the coding sequence ATGGCGACGTTCGTGTTGATCCATGGCGGCGGGGACGTGGGCTGGTACTGGCACCTGGTGGACGATGAGTTGCGTCAGCGAGGCCATGATGTCGTGGCACCGGACCTGCCGTGTGACGACGCCACCGCCAGCCTGCTCGACTACGCCGACGCGGTGGTCGACGCGATCGGCGACCGGCGTGACCTGATCGTCGCGGGCCAGTCCTACGGTGGCTTCACCGCACCGCTTGTCGCCGATCGGCTTCCCGTCGAGGTGCTCGTCCTGGTGGCTGGGATGATCCCTGCCGCCGGCGAGAAGCCAGCGGAGTGGTGGGAGAACACCGGCTATGGGCGGGCCGTGCAGGAGCAGGCTCGCCGCGACGGCGGTCTGACCGGACACGACGACCCGTTCGTCGCCTTCTACCACGACGTGCCGCGTGACCTTGCCGAGCAGGCACTCAGCAAGGAGCGCCCCGAATCGGACGCGGCGTACAACAGCCCGTGGCCGCTGGATGCGTGGCCAGCCGTCCCCACGAAGTTCGTGGTGTGCACCGAGGACCGGTTCTTCCCCGCCGAGTTCATGCGGCGCGTGGTGGCCGACCGTCTCGGCATCGTCGCCGACGAGGTCGAAGCGGGCCACTGCGTGGCGCTCAGCCGTCCCCACGACCTCGCGAACCTGCTCGACAGCTACGTTCCTACCCGCATGCGGTGA